A genome region from Brachymonas denitrificans includes the following:
- the rpmH gene encoding 50S ribosomal protein L34 → MKRTYQPSKTRRARTHGFLVRMKTKGGRAVINARRAKGRKRLAV, encoded by the coding sequence ATGAAACGCACCTACCAGCCTTCCAAAACCCGCCGCGCCCGTACCCACGGTTTCCTGGTCCGCATGAAGACCAAGGGCGGCCGCGCCGTCATCAACGCACGCCGCGCCAAGGGCCGCAAGCGCCTGGCTGTCTGA